The Deinococcus terrestris nucleotide sequence GGTTGACCGGGCTGGAGTTCATGGACGCTGACCGCCCCGGCTTCTGGGAGCGCAACGGGTACCACATGCGCGGCGACCCCTTCGCGGAGGAGCGGTATGACGACGACTGAGGTGCCAGCGGGGGAGGGCTACCTCGTCCCCGACGTGCTGGAGGAGGGCCTGACGCTGGTACTCGTCGGCACCGCTCCCAGCCGCATCAGCGCCCGTGCGAAGGCCTATTACGCCAATCCGGAGAACAAGTTCTGGCGGGTGCTGGCCCAGGTCGGGCTGACGCCCCGGCAACTTGCGCCGCGCGAGTACCCCACCCTGCCTCAGTACGGCATCGGCCTGACCGACGTGGCAAAGCGGCACAGCGGGGTGGATTCGGCGCTGCCCGGCGAGGCGTGGGCGCCCGACGAGCTGCGCGAGAAGATCCGGCGCTACCGCCCGGCCCTCGTCGCCTTCACAAGCAAGCGGGGCGCCTCCGAGACGCTGGGCCTTCCCACCGGGAAACTGCCCTATGGCCCGCAACTTCTGCCGCTGGAGGGGGCGGAGGTCTGGGTGCTGCCCTCCACCAGTCCGCTGGGTCACACCCACTTCCGGCTGGAGCCGTGGCAGGCGCTCTCTGACCGGGTGAAGGAACTGCGGGGGAACCGGAACGCCCCTCACCCCGTACCCTGACCATATGTCGGCGCCTGTGCCTCCCCGTCCTCCCCGTCCCGGCGACGATCCCTGGCTGCCTTCCACTCGGCCTGCCCTGCCGCGCCCGGCGCTTCCGCCCGACCTGGGGCGCCGTGCCAAGGGCCTGGGCTGGCTGGCCGTGCAGGGCGTGCTGGGCTTTGTGGCCGTGCTGGTGTTGCTGCTGGTGTTCGGCATCCTGCTCGCGCTGGGCTGGGACCCGGCAGGGTGGCTGATTGGAATTACGTTGATCCTGGCCTTTCTGGGCGTGGCCCGCACCGCCATTCAGGGCCGCCGCCTGCTGACTCCCGCCCCCGAGGTGCCCCTCGCGCAGGCTGGCCCCGAGGACGACGAGGCGCGGCTGCTGCGGTTGCTGCGCTCCGGCGAGCGTGCCTTGCCCCCGGCCGCCCGCCCGGCCTTTCACGCGGCCATCATCTCCACCCGCGACGCCCTGCGCCTGACCTCCGGGGACGAGGCGCTGGGCCGCGACGCCTTCGATGCGCGGCAGGCCGCACGCGAGGACCTGCCCGAGTTGCTGCACACCTACCAGGCCGCCCCCCGCACCCCCGACGCCGAGCGCCTGCTCTTGAACCAACTGGACCTGATCGGCCGCCGCATGGGCGAGGTCGTCCACGAACGCCGGGGCCAGCACACCCGCACCCTGGAGGCCCAGCGGCGCTACCTGGAAAGCAAATACGGGGAGGGGGAGGAGCGGGAGTAGGTGCTGGGGAGAGCGGAGGGCGAAGGCAGAGTGACGGCCTTCGCCCTTACTCATGTCCGTGCCTCTTTTCTTGGTGCTCCAGGGACGGAAACAGCGGCAACGGCTCCACCCCTCGCGCCCGCAGCATCCGGTCCATCGCCCGCACTTCCGTCTTCTGCATCAGTTCCACATGCCGGGCGAGTTCGCGCACCTGGGGCCGCACCCACCAGCCCAGGAGCGGTCCCGCCATCGCCAATGCGCCCTCGTGGTGCCGCCGCATCAGTTGGAGGAACAGGCGCTCAGCCTCCGCAGGGGGCAGGGTGCCCAGCCGGTTCAAGTCGGCGGGCGTCGCCATGCCCATCGCGGCGGCGTGGGCGGGCGGCATGGGGAACCCTTCCGCTGGGTGGCCCCAGGCCCGCAGCAGCGCCTCCATCTGACCGATCTCGCGCTCCTGCACCTGCCGGATGGTCCGGGCGAGGGTCTGCACCTCCGGGTCACGCAGCCTCGGCCCGGCCGCCTCCACCATCGTTACGGCCTGCGCGTGGTGGGGCAGCATCATTCGCAAAAAGCGCACCTCCGCACTGTCCGCAGCCGGTGGGGGCAGCAGCAGGGGCACCACCGCGAAGGCCAGCGCGAGCAGCAGCGACAACCCTACCCCCAGCCCCGCCCACCACAAGGGCCGTGTCAGGAGCCCATTCAGGCCCGGACGCTCCCGGCACGTGGCTGCCGCATCAGCGCCCACCCGATCAGCAGCATGGCCGCCCCCCACACCAGAAAGCCCACGTCGTACAGCGCCTGATTCGGGCCGGGCCGCACATGGTGAATCTGGAGGATCTGGTGGTCGACCAGCCCCTCCACCACGTTGAACAGTCCCCACCCGAGCAGCAGCGCCCCGACCAGCGCCCGGGTGCTCCAGGTGACGTGCTGGCCCCGCGTCCCCTGCCACAGCAGGAAAATGCCGATCAGGGTAAAGACCCAGGTGGCCGCGTGGAAAAAGCCGTCGGCCACGGTGTTGATCTTCAGGTTCTCCAGGGTGGTGGGCAGGTAGACCTCGCTGAGGAGGTGGTGCCACTGGAGAATCTGGTGCAGCACGATGCCGTCAAAAAACCCGCCCAGGCCGAGGCCCAGGAAGACGCCGCCCCACAGCCAGGAGCGGGGGTTGGTGTTGGTGCGGAGCGGTGGTCCCTCGGTGACGGTCATGACTTCCTCCGAAGTTGAGGCGAATGGCGACGGTTCGGCTCCGATTGTAGAAAGCTCCCGCCGTGGGCAGGCCCCCTGCGGCCAACCCTCAAGGCGGCGTGAACTCGCCAGCAGGACAGACCCCCGCGCGGGGGCGGGGGCTTGGGCCGTCACGGCGGGAAGCTGGTCGCTGGCGGCTGGCCGCTTACCTCAGCCGCTCCCGAATCCACCCGCTCAACTCGCTGATCTTGACCCGCTCCTGCCCCAACGTGTCGCGGTCGCGCACGGTCACGGTGTCGGTGAGGTTCGGGTCCTCACCCTTGCCCACGGTGTCGAAGTCCACCGTCACGCAAAAGGGCGTGCCCACCTCGTCGTGGCGGCGGTAGGCCTTGCCGATGTTGCCG carries:
- a CDS encoding mismatch-specific DNA-glycosylase gives rise to the protein MTTTEVPAGEGYLVPDVLEEGLTLVLVGTAPSRISARAKAYYANPENKFWRVLAQVGLTPRQLAPREYPTLPQYGIGLTDVAKRHSGVDSALPGEAWAPDELREKIRRYRPALVAFTSKRGASETLGLPTGKLPYGPQLLPLEGAEVWVLPSTSPLGHTHFRLEPWQALSDRVKELRGNRNAPHPVP
- a CDS encoding DUF305 domain-containing protein, which produces MSLLLALAFAVVPLLLPPPAADSAEVRFLRMMLPHHAQAVTMVEAAGPRLRDPEVQTLARTIRQVQEREIGQMEALLRAWGHPAEGFPMPPAHAAAMGMATPADLNRLGTLPPAEAERLFLQLMRRHHEGALAMAGPLLGWWVRPQVRELARHVELMQKTEVRAMDRMLRARGVEPLPLFPSLEHQEKRHGHE
- a CDS encoding DUF2243 domain-containing protein, with amino-acid sequence MTVTEGPPLRTNTNPRSWLWGGVFLGLGLGGFFDGIVLHQILQWHHLLSEVYLPTTLENLKINTVADGFFHAATWVFTLIGIFLLWQGTRGQHVTWSTRALVGALLLGWGLFNVVEGLVDHQILQIHHVRPGPNQALYDVGFLVWGAAMLLIGWALMRQPRAGSVRA